The following proteins are encoded in a genomic region of Sphingopyxis sp. YF1:
- the radA gene encoding DNA repair protein RadA codes for MAKAKRQYVCQNCGSVTYRWQGQCADCGEWNTLVEEAGETAFSAKHDLSKGGRTIALESLDAHSIMPDRMLCGIAEFDRALGGGFVAGSATLIGGDPGIGKSTLLLQAAGRLALAGKSVVYISGEEAAAQVRLRAQRLGLGKAPVALASATSVRDILATLGGSDPDFVVIDSIQTMHSDLIEGAPGTVSQVRASAQELIRFAKDSGAALVLVGHVTKDGTIAGPRVLEHMVDTVLAFEGERSHQYRILRAVKNRFGGTDEIGVFAMGEGGLGEVANPSSLFLTDRSRDVPGSVVFPALEGTRPVLVEVQALTVRLASGATPRRAVVGWDSGRLAMVLAVLEARCGLQLGGAEVYLNIAGGYRLTDPAADLAVAAALISAFSERPVPADAIVFGELSLSGEVRPVAHDALRLREAAKLGFSTGWGPKGMKGVGGISVTGFGRLGELVDLMLGRD; via the coding sequence ATGGCCAAAGCGAAGCGTCAATATGTCTGCCAGAATTGCGGCTCTGTCACCTATCGCTGGCAGGGGCAATGCGCCGATTGCGGCGAATGGAATACATTGGTCGAGGAAGCGGGCGAGACCGCCTTTTCGGCGAAGCACGACCTGAGCAAGGGCGGGCGCACGATCGCGCTGGAATCGCTCGACGCGCACAGCATCATGCCCGACCGCATGTTGTGCGGCATTGCCGAATTCGACCGCGCTCTGGGCGGGGGCTTCGTCGCGGGATCGGCGACGCTGATCGGCGGCGATCCGGGAATCGGCAAGTCGACCCTGCTGCTGCAGGCGGCAGGGCGGCTGGCGCTGGCGGGCAAGTCGGTCGTCTATATCAGCGGCGAGGAGGCGGCGGCACAGGTGCGGCTGCGCGCGCAACGGCTGGGGCTCGGCAAGGCGCCGGTGGCGCTGGCGAGCGCGACCTCGGTGCGTGACATCCTTGCGACGCTCGGCGGCAGCGACCCCGATTTCGTCGTGATCGATTCGATCCAGACGATGCACAGCGACCTGATCGAGGGCGCGCCGGGCACGGTGAGTCAGGTCCGTGCCTCGGCGCAGGAACTGATCCGCTTCGCCAAGGACAGCGGCGCTGCGCTCGTGCTCGTCGGCCATGTTACCAAGGACGGAACGATTGCCGGGCCGCGCGTCCTTGAACATATGGTCGACACCGTGCTGGCGTTCGAGGGCGAGCGCAGCCACCAGTATCGCATCCTGCGTGCGGTCAAGAACCGCTTCGGCGGCACCGACGAGATCGGGGTGTTTGCGATGGGCGAGGGCGGGCTGGGCGAGGTCGCCAATCCGTCGAGCCTGTTCCTGACCGATCGCAGCCGCGACGTGCCGGGATCGGTCGTGTTCCCCGCATTGGAAGGTACAAGGCCCGTGCTGGTCGAGGTGCAGGCGTTGACCGTACGGCTGGCAAGCGGGGCGACTCCCCGCAGGGCCGTTGTCGGCTGGGACAGCGGCCGGCTCGCGATGGTGCTGGCGGTGCTTGAGGCGCGCTGCGGGCTGCAGCTCGGCGGGGCGGAAGTCTATCTCAACATCGCCGGTGGTTACCGGCTGACCGATCCCGCTGCCGACCTCGCGGTTGCCGCGGCGCTGATCTCGGCATTCAGCGAGCGGCCGGTGCCCGCCGATGCGATCGTGTTCGGCGAATTGTCGCTGTCGGGCGAGGTGCGCCCCGTCGCGCACGACGCGCTGCGGCTCCGCGAAGCGGCGAAGCTTGGTTTTTCGACCGGCTGGGGGCCGAAGGGGATGAAGGGCGTCGGTGGGATTTCGGTGACCGGTTTCGGCCGCCTCGGCGAACTCGTTGACCTGATGCTCGGGCGCGACTAG
- the aroB gene encoding 3-dehydroquinate synthase yields MQELTVELGSRSYPIRIGDGLIGDIGAQVAPLLKRPRTMIVTDEHVAPHYLAAVGASLGAEGISFSSFVLAAGEGTKSWDGLARLTDWLIGEGIERSDHVIALGGGVIGDLVGFACSIVKRGCAFVQVPTTLLAQVDSSVGGKTAINVAAGKNLIGAFHQPALVVIDPATLDTLPRRELGAGYAEIVKYGLIDDAGFFGWCEANGAALLAGDRAARHHAIAHSVTAKARIVAADERETQDVRALLNLGHSFGHALEAETGYSDRLLHGEAVAAGMVLAHQFSAANGLCPATDADRVRAHLAAVGLPHSLASAGVNCGGGELAAHMAHDKKVRGGKLPLILTRGIGQSFVTDAYGLDTVAAFLDGARG; encoded by the coding sequence ATGCAGGAATTGACGGTCGAACTCGGCAGCCGCAGCTATCCGATCCGGATCGGCGACGGACTGATCGGCGACATCGGAGCACAGGTGGCGCCGCTGCTCAAGCGCCCGCGCACGATGATCGTCACCGACGAACATGTCGCGCCGCACTATCTGGCCGCGGTCGGCGCCTCGCTGGGCGCCGAGGGCATTTCCTTTTCCTCCTTCGTCCTTGCCGCAGGCGAGGGCACCAAAAGCTGGGACGGACTCGCGCGCCTGACCGACTGGCTGATCGGCGAAGGGATCGAACGCAGCGACCATGTCATCGCGCTCGGCGGCGGCGTGATCGGCGATCTCGTCGGCTTCGCCTGCTCGATCGTCAAGCGCGGCTGCGCCTTCGTCCAGGTACCGACGACGCTGCTCGCGCAGGTCGACAGCAGCGTCGGGGGCAAGACCGCGATCAACGTCGCGGCGGGCAAGAATCTGATTGGCGCCTTTCATCAGCCCGCGCTGGTCGTCATCGACCCCGCGACGCTGGATACGCTGCCGCGCCGCGAACTCGGTGCGGGCTACGCCGAAATCGTCAAATACGGGCTGATCGACGACGCCGGTTTCTTTGGCTGGTGCGAGGCCAACGGCGCCGCGCTGCTGGCGGGCGACCGTGCGGCGCGCCACCACGCCATCGCGCACAGCGTTACAGCCAAGGCGCGCATCGTCGCCGCCGACGAGCGCGAGACGCAGGACGTGCGCGCGCTGCTCAACCTCGGCCACAGCTTCGGCCACGCGCTCGAGGCCGAGACGGGCTATTCGGACCGTCTGCTCCACGGCGAGGCGGTCGCCGCGGGCATGGTGCTGGCGCATCAGTTTTCGGCCGCAAACGGCCTTTGCCCCGCCACCGACGCCGATCGCGTGCGCGCGCATCTGGCCGCGGTCGGCCTGCCGCACAGCCTGGCGAGCGCGGGGGTGAACTGCGGCGGCGGCGAACTGGCGGCGCATATGGCGCACGACAAGAAGGTGCGCGGCGGCAAGCTGCCGCTGATCCTGACGCGCGGGATCGGGCAGAGCTTCGTCACCGACGCCTATGGACTCGACACGGTCGCGGCATTTCTGGACGGCGCGCGCGGCTGA
- a CDS encoding acetyl-CoA carboxylase carboxyltransferase subunit alpha, producing MTAFLDFEKQVAALDRQIAELREMGDDPTLNIDNDIARLEDKSSKLLREIYAKLTPWQKTQVARHPDRPHFKHYVAGLFDDWMPLAGDRNFGDDQAILGGLARFRGRRVMVIGHEKGDDIPSRMKHNFGMAKPEGYRKAIRLMQLADRFGIPVVTLVDTSGAFPGIQAEERGQAEAIARSTEQCLALGVPMVATIVGEGGSGGAIAIAAANRVLMFEHAVYSVISPEGCASILWRTADKAADAATAMKMTPEDLLALKVIDRIVPEPVGGAHRAPEVAIRNLGDAIEQELAGLSGLSRDALLAAREEKFLAMGRA from the coding sequence ATGACAGCCTTTCTGGACTTCGAAAAACAGGTCGCGGCGCTCGATCGCCAGATTGCCGAATTGCGCGAAATGGGCGACGATCCGACGCTCAATATCGACAATGACATTGCTCGGCTGGAGGACAAGTCCTCGAAATTGCTGCGCGAAATCTATGCAAAGCTGACACCTTGGCAGAAGACCCAGGTCGCCCGCCACCCCGACCGTCCGCATTTCAAACATTATGTCGCGGGGCTGTTCGACGACTGGATGCCGCTCGCCGGCGACCGCAATTTCGGCGACGATCAGGCGATCCTCGGCGGCCTCGCGCGCTTTCGCGGACGCCGCGTGATGGTGATCGGGCATGAAAAGGGCGACGATATCCCGTCGCGGATGAAGCATAATTTCGGCATGGCGAAGCCCGAAGGCTATCGTAAGGCGATCCGCCTGATGCAGCTCGCCGATCGTTTCGGCATTCCGGTCGTGACGCTCGTCGATACTTCGGGTGCCTTCCCCGGTATCCAGGCCGAAGAGCGCGGGCAGGCCGAGGCGATCGCGCGTTCGACCGAGCAATGTCTCGCGCTCGGCGTGCCGATGGTCGCGACGATCGTCGGTGAAGGCGGGTCGGGCGGGGCGATCGCGATCGCCGCGGCGAACCGCGTCCTGATGTTCGAACATGCCGTCTATTCGGTGATCTCGCCCGAGGGGTGCGCGTCGATCCTGTGGCGCACCGCCGACAAGGCGGCCGACGCCGCGACGGCGATGAAGATGACCCCCGAGGATCTGCTCGCGCTCAAGGTCATCGACCGCATCGTGCCCGAACCCGTCGGAGGGGCGCATCGTGCGCCCGAAGTTGCGATCCGCAATCTGGGCGATGCGATCGAACAGGAACTTGCCGGGCTGTCCGGGCTGTCGCGCGATGCCTTGCTCGCAGCGCGCGAGGAAAAATTCCTCGCCATGGGTCGCGCCTGA
- a CDS encoding cation:proton antiporter, with protein sequence MNLLALTAAATEAVAESATDTALIEGTILLGVATLFVMLFRRLGLGAVLGYLIAGALVGPHGLGLVGGAESKLAFAEIGIAFLLFLVGLELHPRRLWELRRAIFGLGLAQVVVTGLVLTALIFATLGFSWQAALALGLPLALSSTAQVLPSLKATGRINSPFGERAFSILLFQDLAIVPMITIVAALSRAPASVDAPPGWQMALTTVAAIVALVFAGRFVVNPLLRLVGRYGERELFVVVGLLSVLASATFMHSLHLSTALGAFIAGVMLADSPYRHEIEADVEPFRLVLLGLFFLAVGMVLDIDAVLARPLLVLALAAGLVVTKVVVLTLIVRAFGKPWSVALGLGLLLSQGGEFGFLLFGQAADALLIAPEAASLFSAVVTLSMMSTPFLMLFARNLEFSPGSEDILLDDPGKAPRGSAIVVGYGRFGQIVAQMLHAVDCSVTLIDKKPSQIELSGRFDTKVYYGDGLRTDVLRRAGADEAKLIIFCTDDRSIDAEALRPIVDAFPQAKLLTRVFDRRQLMAIDGAGASGAVREVFESSVALGLLALEQLDVDRREIEDVEAALRHLDAMRLDAQMSQGDLAAGLDHRFQPGGSREGTSILERLREKRRAAKLAKEEAEAAG encoded by the coding sequence ATGAACCTGCTCGCGCTGACGGCGGCCGCAACCGAAGCGGTGGCCGAAAGCGCGACCGACACCGCCCTGATCGAGGGGACGATCCTGCTCGGCGTCGCGACGCTGTTCGTGATGCTCTTCCGCCGGCTCGGTCTCGGTGCGGTGCTCGGTTATCTGATCGCGGGCGCGCTCGTCGGTCCGCACGGGCTGGGACTTGTCGGCGGCGCCGAATCGAAGCTCGCCTTCGCCGAAATCGGCATCGCCTTCCTGCTTTTCCTCGTCGGGCTCGAACTGCATCCGCGGCGTTTGTGGGAACTCCGGCGCGCGATCTTCGGACTTGGACTCGCGCAGGTCGTGGTGACGGGGCTGGTGCTCACCGCGCTGATCTTCGCGACGCTGGGGTTCAGCTGGCAGGCGGCGCTTGCGCTCGGCCTGCCGCTTGCGCTGTCGTCGACAGCGCAGGTACTGCCGAGCCTCAAGGCGACCGGGCGGATTAACTCGCCCTTCGGTGAACGCGCCTTTTCGATACTGCTGTTCCAGGATCTCGCGATCGTGCCGATGATCACCATCGTCGCGGCGCTGTCGCGCGCACCTGCCAGCGTCGATGCCCCGCCGGGGTGGCAGATGGCGCTGACTACCGTCGCGGCGATCGTCGCGCTGGTTTTCGCGGGACGCTTCGTGGTCAATCCGCTGCTGCGGCTCGTCGGCCGCTATGGCGAGCGCGAGCTGTTCGTCGTCGTCGGGCTGCTGTCGGTGCTCGCCAGCGCGACCTTCATGCACAGCCTCCACCTGTCGACCGCGCTCGGCGCCTTCATCGCCGGGGTGATGCTCGCCGATTCGCCCTATCGGCACGAGATTGAGGCCGACGTCGAACCCTTTCGCCTCGTGCTGCTCGGGCTCTTCTTCCTCGCTGTCGGTATGGTGCTCGATATCGATGCGGTGCTGGCGCGGCCGCTGCTCGTCCTCGCGCTCGCCGCGGGGCTGGTGGTCACCAAGGTCGTCGTGCTGACCCTGATCGTCCGTGCCTTCGGCAAGCCGTGGAGCGTCGCGCTCGGGCTCGGCCTGCTGCTCAGCCAGGGCGGCGAATTCGGTTTCCTGCTCTTCGGCCAGGCGGCAGACGCGCTGCTCATCGCGCCTGAGGCGGCGAGCCTGTTCAGCGCGGTCGTGACCCTGTCGATGATGTCGACGCCCTTCCTGATGCTGTTCGCGCGCAACCTCGAATTCTCGCCCGGCAGCGAAGACATCCTGCTCGACGATCCGGGCAAGGCGCCGCGCGGATCGGCGATCGTCGTCGGCTACGGCCGCTTCGGCCAGATCGTCGCGCAGATGCTCCATGCGGTCGACTGTTCGGTGACGCTGATCGACAAGAAACCGAGCCAGATCGAGCTGTCGGGGCGCTTCGACACCAAAGTCTATTATGGCGACGGGCTGCGCACCGACGTGCTGCGGCGCGCGGGGGCCGACGAGGCGAAGCTGATCATCTTCTGCACCGACGACCGCAGCATCGATGCGGAGGCGCTGCGCCCGATCGTCGACGCTTTCCCGCAGGCGAAGCTGCTCACGCGCGTGTTCGACCGGCGCCAGTTGATGGCGATCGACGGGGCGGGCGCCAGCGGTGCGGTGCGCGAGGTGTTCGAAAGCTCGGTCGCGCTCGGGCTGCTCGCGCTCGAACAGCTCGACGTCGACCGCCGCGAGATCGAGGATGTCGAGGCGGCGCTGCGCCATCTCGACGCGATGCGGCTCGACGCGCAGATGAGCCAGGGCGACCTGGCCGCGGGTCTCGATCACCGGTTCCAGCCGGGCGGCAGCCGCGAGGGGACGAGCATCCTCGAACGGCTGCGCGAAAAGCGCCGTGCGGCGAAGCTCGCGAAGGAGGAGGCCGAGGCGGCGGGCTGA
- a CDS encoding tyrosine recombinase: MGETDAALIDRFLEMMAAERGAARNTLAAYRRDLEQAGGLVRGGLAGADTAALRGVMAQYQGLAASSAARKLSALRQFYAFLRDEGERADDPAQALARPATRRPLPRLLTHDDVGRLFAQAGEEAEGETPPAAAVRMLLLLELLYGSGLRASELVSLPRRAVAGERQYLIIRGKGDKERLAPLSERARDALDRWLPLVAADTPWLFPSGKAHLSRVRLFQMLRDLAARAGIDPAAVSPHVLRHAFATHLLEGGADLRALQLMLGHADIATTEIYTHVDSRRLVELVNRRHPLARMDTVLGAKAASVDVAASSS, encoded by the coding sequence GTGGGCGAAACCGACGCCGCGCTGATCGACCGTTTCCTCGAAATGATGGCCGCCGAGCGCGGCGCCGCGCGCAACACGCTCGCCGCTTATCGCCGCGACCTCGAACAGGCGGGGGGACTGGTGCGCGGCGGGCTGGCCGGTGCCGACACCGCGGCGCTGCGGGGCGTCATGGCCCAATATCAGGGGCTCGCCGCGAGCAGCGCGGCGCGCAAATTGTCGGCGCTGCGACAATTTTACGCCTTTTTGCGCGATGAAGGCGAGCGCGCCGACGATCCGGCGCAGGCGCTCGCGCGTCCCGCGACGCGGCGTCCCCTCCCGCGCCTATTGACCCACGACGATGTCGGGCGGCTTTTCGCGCAGGCGGGTGAGGAAGCGGAGGGCGAAACGCCGCCGGCCGCCGCCGTGCGGATGCTGCTGCTGCTCGAACTTCTTTATGGTTCGGGGCTGCGCGCGAGCGAGCTGGTGTCGCTGCCGCGCCGCGCCGTGGCGGGCGAACGCCAATATCTGATCATCCGCGGCAAGGGCGACAAGGAACGGCTGGCGCCGCTGTCCGAACGCGCGCGCGATGCGCTCGACCGCTGGCTGCCGCTCGTCGCCGCCGACACGCCCTGGCTCTTTCCGTCGGGAAAGGCGCATCTGTCGCGCGTGCGGCTGTTCCAGATGCTGCGCGATCTCGCGGCGCGCGCCGGGATCGATCCCGCGGCGGTCAGCCCGCACGTGCTGCGCCACGCTTTCGCGACGCACCTGCTCGAGGGCGGGGCCGACCTGCGCGCGCTGCAACTGATGCTGGGGCACGCCGATATCGCGACGACCGAAATCTACACCCATGTCGACAGCCGGCGGCTCGTCGAACTGGTCAACCGGCGCCACCCGCTGGCGCGCATGGACACCGTGCTCGGAGCGAAGGCGGCAAGCGTTGACGTTGCGGCATCATCGTCCTAA
- a CDS encoding iron-sulfur cluster assembly scaffold protein, protein MSAPLYNRDILSLAVATAEYLPRPEAAYHASLRAPLCGSRILLDLDTDEAGHVQAIGLHVEACALGQASAALLARHAPGRSLDELRAARVAIARWFAGEGVQPDWPGFDLLAPARDYPARQGAILLPFDAAIAAFETEAVQA, encoded by the coding sequence ATGAGCGCGCCGCTCTATAATCGCGATATCCTGTCGCTGGCGGTCGCGACCGCCGAGTATCTGCCGCGCCCCGAGGCGGCGTATCACGCCAGCCTGCGGGCGCCGCTCTGCGGCAGCCGCATCCTGCTCGACCTTGACACCGACGAAGCGGGCCACGTGCAGGCGATCGGCCTGCACGTCGAGGCCTGCGCGCTCGGTCAGGCGTCGGCGGCGCTGCTCGCGCGCCACGCCCCCGGACGCAGCCTCGACGAATTGCGCGCCGCGCGCGTCGCGATCGCGCGCTGGTTCGCGGGCGAGGGCGTCCAGCCCGACTGGCCGGGTTTCGATCTGCTCGCGCCGGCGCGCGACTATCCGGCGCGGCAGGGCGCGATCCTGCTGCCCTTCGATGCCGCGATCGCGGCGTTCGAGACCGAGGCGGTGCAGGCATGA
- the fsa gene encoding fructose-6-phosphate aldolase, with protein sequence MKFFADTAEIADIQELAATGLLDGVTTNPSLIAKSGRDFKEVTKEICAIVDGPVSAEVVALDHATMMQEAEILRKIADNVCIKVPLTIDGLKTCKALTGDGTMVNVTLCFSAAQALLAAKAGATFVSPFVGRHDDNGFDGMQLIGDIRLIYDNYDFATEILVASVRHGIHVLEAAKIGADVMTAPPSVIKGLFKHVLTEKGIEGFLADWAKTGQSI encoded by the coding sequence ATGAAATTCTTCGCCGACACCGCCGAAATCGCCGACATCCAGGAACTCGCCGCGACGGGGCTGCTCGACGGGGTGACCACCAACCCGTCGCTGATCGCCAAATCGGGGCGCGACTTCAAGGAAGTGACCAAGGAAATCTGCGCGATCGTCGACGGGCCGGTGTCGGCCGAGGTCGTCGCGCTCGACCATGCCACGATGATGCAGGAGGCCGAAATCCTCCGCAAGATCGCCGACAATGTCTGCATCAAGGTGCCGCTGACGATCGACGGGCTCAAGACATGCAAGGCGCTGACCGGCGACGGCACGATGGTGAACGTCACGCTGTGCTTCTCGGCGGCGCAGGCGTTGCTCGCCGCCAAGGCCGGCGCGACCTTCGTCTCGCCCTTCGTCGGCCGTCACGACGACAATGGCTTCGACGGCATGCAGCTGATCGGCGACATCCGCCTGATCTATGACAATTATGATTTCGCCACCGAAATCCTCGTCGCGAGCGTCCGTCACGGCATCCATGTGCTCGAAGCCGCCAAGATCGGCGCCGACGTGATGACCGCGCCGCCGTCGGTGATCAAGGGGCTGTTCAAGCATGTCCTGACCGAAAAGGGCATCGAAGGCTTCCTCGCCGACTGGGCGAAGACCGGGCAGTCAATCTAA
- a CDS encoding CvpA family protein has product MGLTILDIAVLTLVGGFAVLGFMRGLVQEVTTLLAWVLAILAVRFFHPLVTDFVSGWVGTAGGASLLAFVLLFGGVFALAKWASRAIGQRSRASIVGGFDRGLGAGFGAVKGLIVATLAFMLITFLYDIGYGNVQRPAWLTDSRTYPALNATSAAMSQVIADRRAEARAAEAEAAKQGATTR; this is encoded by the coding sequence ATGGGTTTGACCATTCTCGATATTGCCGTGCTGACGCTCGTCGGCGGCTTTGCCGTACTCGGTTTCATGCGCGGGCTGGTGCAGGAAGTGACGACACTTCTCGCCTGGGTGCTCGCGATCCTTGCGGTGCGTTTTTTCCATCCGCTGGTGACCGATTTTGTGTCGGGCTGGGTCGGGACGGCGGGGGGCGCGTCGCTGCTCGCGTTCGTGCTGCTCTTCGGCGGGGTGTTCGCGCTCGCCAAATGGGCGTCGCGCGCGATAGGGCAGCGCAGCCGCGCGTCGATCGTCGGCGGCTTCGATCGCGGGCTCGGCGCAGGTTTCGGCGCGGTGAAGGGGCTGATCGTCGCGACGCTGGCGTTCATGCTGATCACCTTCCTTTACGACATCGGGTACGGAAATGTTCAGCGCCCCGCTTGGCTGACCGACAGCCGCACCTATCCGGCGCTCAACGCGACGAGCGCGGCGATGAGCCAGGTGATCGCCGATCGCCGCGCCGAGGCGCGGGCGGCCGAAGCCGAAGCCGCGAAACAGGGCGCGACGACGCGATGA
- a CDS encoding shikimate kinase: MTRNPKSPETALPADIRDRPIVLVGLMGSGKSTIGRRLAQRLGMRFADADDEIERAAGMTISDIFARFGEAHFRDGERRVIARLLTGRPLVLATGGGAFMNEETRALIQQNALSIWLDADIPTLVDRVARRSHRPLLKDRDPAEVLRELAAVRNPIYAEAHLRVSSASSPHEHTVRAIMEALATCRN; the protein is encoded by the coding sequence ATGACGCGAAACCCGAAAAGCCCCGAAACAGCCCTGCCCGCGGATATCCGCGACCGGCCGATCGTGCTCGTCGGGCTGATGGGGTCGGGCAAGTCGACGATCGGCCGCCGGCTCGCACAACGGCTCGGCATGCGCTTCGCGGATGCCGACGACGAGATCGAACGCGCAGCGGGCATGACGATCTCCGACATTTTCGCGCGCTTCGGCGAGGCGCATTTCCGTGACGGCGAGCGCCGCGTGATCGCGCGCCTGCTCACCGGGCGGCCGCTGGTTCTGGCGACGGGCGGCGGCGCCTTCATGAACGAAGAGACCCGAGCGCTGATCCAGCAGAACGCGCTGTCGATCTGGCTCGACGCCGACATTCCGACACTGGTCGATCGCGTCGCGCGCCGCAGCCACCGCCCGCTGCTCAAGGATCGCGACCCGGCCGAAGTGCTGCGCGAACTCGCCGCGGTGCGCAACCCGATCTACGCCGAAGCGCATCTGCGCGTCAGTTCGGCATCGAGCCCGCACGAACATACGGTGCGCGCGATCATGGAGGCCCTCGCGACATGCAGGAATTGA
- a CDS encoding M48 family metalloprotease, whose amino-acid sequence MSRKTKAILTILLATAVGAGGVGSGAEAQTRGKVKTIKTATAITANERKQGSEAHPELMQEFGGAYAGPQAAYVTRIGQNIAVQSRLSNARSDFTVTLLNSPVNNAFAIPGGYVYVTRQLMALMNDEAELAGVLGHEVGHVAAQHSKKRQSAATRNQILGVLGAVLGGAIGDNGGLLGGLGGLLQNNAMQVAQMATLGFSRGQELEADQLGVQYLRSAGYDPMALSTVLASLANQTSLEARLAGGDARALPEWASTHPDPASRVRNAETLASRVGTGGVRNADAFFASVDGVLYGDDPAQGVVEGNEFLHPDLRLKFAVPAGYGMQNGTTAVSVSGNGGQAQFTTGAYSGDMNAYIAAAFKAVAGKAQLSPGSIQRTTVNGIPAYYATARANTQSGQVDVTVFAYEFSKSSAFHFVALTKAGGGGVFNSMYNSIRRLSGAEAAAIKPRRIDVVTVGRGDTVATLARRMAYSNYQAERFQVLNRLSATSRLTPGQKVKIVVYASR is encoded by the coding sequence ATGAGCCGGAAAACAAAAGCGATTTTGACCATATTGCTCGCGACCGCGGTGGGCGCCGGGGGCGTTGGAAGCGGCGCCGAGGCGCAGACGCGGGGCAAGGTCAAGACGATCAAGACCGCGACCGCGATCACCGCGAACGAACGCAAGCAGGGATCCGAGGCGCATCCCGAGCTGATGCAGGAATTCGGCGGCGCCTATGCCGGGCCGCAGGCTGCCTATGTCACGCGCATCGGACAGAATATCGCGGTGCAGTCGCGCCTGTCGAACGCGCGGAGCGACTTTACCGTCACCCTGCTCAATTCGCCGGTGAACAACGCCTTCGCGATCCCCGGCGGCTATGTCTACGTCACGCGCCAGCTGATGGCGCTGATGAACGACGAGGCCGAACTTGCTGGCGTGCTCGGCCACGAGGTTGGCCATGTCGCTGCACAGCACAGCAAGAAGCGCCAGTCGGCGGCGACACGCAACCAGATTCTCGGCGTGCTCGGCGCGGTGCTCGGCGGCGCGATCGGCGACAATGGCGGGCTGCTCGGCGGGCTCGGCGGACTGCTCCAGAACAATGCGATGCAGGTCGCGCAGATGGCGACGCTGGGCTTCTCGCGCGGGCAGGAACTCGAGGCCGACCAGCTCGGCGTGCAATATTTGCGCAGCGCGGGTTACGACCCGATGGCGCTGTCGACCGTGCTTGCCAGCCTCGCGAACCAGACCAGTCTTGAGGCGCGGCTTGCGGGCGGTGATGCGCGGGCGCTTCCCGAATGGGCCAGCACCCACCCCGACCCGGCGTCGCGCGTGCGCAATGCCGAAACGCTTGCGAGCCGCGTCGGCACCGGCGGGGTGCGCAACGCCGACGCCTTTTTCGCGTCGGTCGACGGCGTGCTCTACGGCGACGACCCTGCGCAGGGTGTCGTCGAGGGCAATGAATTCCTCCACCCCGACCTCCGGCTCAAATTCGCCGTGCCGGCGGGTTACGGCATGCAGAACGGAACGACCGCAGTGTCGGTCAGCGGCAACGGCGGGCAGGCGCAGTTCACGACCGGCGCGTACAGCGGTGACATGAACGCCTATATCGCGGCGGCGTTCAAGGCGGTTGCCGGCAAGGCGCAGCTTTCGCCGGGGAGCATCCAGCGCACGACAGTGAACGGAATCCCCGCTTATTATGCGACCGCGCGCGCGAACACCCAGTCGGGGCAGGTCGACGTCACCGTCTTCGCCTATGAATTTTCGAAGAGCAGCGCCTTCCACTTCGTCGCGCTGACCAAGGCCGGCGGCGGCGGGGTGTTCAATTCGATGTACAACAGCATTCGGCGGCTGAGCGGCGCGGAGGCGGCGGCGATCAAGCCGCGGCGGATCGACGTGGTGACGGTGGGGCGCGGCGACACGGTCGCGACGCTGGCGCGGCGCATGGCGTACAGCAACTACC
- a CDS encoding DUF4197 domain-containing protein, producing MTTLLADRRTLLSGLALAPLLTLPGCASLPGFSPTDAIRELLSLSSQRAFALLLQPNGFYDSQVARIDLPPELGGAGASSIVARVLLTGAFKTRLTKQVNSAAREGAERAAPLAADAIRNISIADAAAIVRGGPNAATDLLERSMGRSLVGAMFPGIDQGLRLADNAVVTEALRAATGIDFRGLVQDVSDRTHDGIYRAIGKEEAAIRANPRETGSPLLTAVFGLAR from the coding sequence ATGACCACCCTTCTCGCCGATCGCCGGACCCTGTTGTCGGGCCTCGCGCTTGCTCCGCTACTCACCCTCCCCGGCTGCGCCAGCCTGCCGGGCTTCAGTCCGACCGACGCGATCCGTGAATTGCTCAGCCTCTCGTCGCAGCGCGCCTTCGCGCTGCTGCTTCAGCCGAACGGCTTTTACGACAGTCAGGTCGCGCGCATCGACCTGCCGCCCGAGCTTGGCGGCGCGGGCGCTTCGTCAATCGTCGCGCGCGTGTTGCTCACCGGCGCGTTCAAGACGCGGCTGACGAAGCAGGTCAACAGCGCCGCGCGCGAAGGCGCCGAACGCGCCGCGCCGCTCGCCGCCGACGCAATCCGGAACATCAGCATCGCCGATGCTGCCGCGATCGTACGCGGCGGGCCGAACGCGGCAACCGACCTGCTCGAACGGTCGATGGGCCGCAGCCTCGTCGGCGCGATGTTCCCCGGCATCGATCAAGGGCTGCGCCTTGCCGACAATGCCGTCGTCACCGAAGCGCTGCGCGCCGCAACCGGCATCGATTTTCGCGGGCTGGTACAGGATGTCAGCGACCGCACCCATGACGGCATCTACCGCGCCATCGGCAAGGAAGAAGCCGCGATCCGCGCCAACCCGCGCGAGACCGGCAGCCCGCTGCTGACCGCGGTCTTTGGCCTCGCGCGCTAG